The Stigmatella ashevillena genomic sequence GATGCCGTCCAAGACGACCACCAACGCGGGGCGGCCACTGGCCTTCGCCGCCTCGAGCAGTTCCGGCACGTCCACGTAGTGGAAGCCTCGCAGCTCCGCGGCCACGCCTTGATGGACGCCTCCTTCGGCCAGCGCCGCCAAGCGCTCGCGCGCGACGCGCTCCGTCCGGATTCCCGCATCCCGTGCACGGCTGAGAATCTCCGCTGCCGCCTTGGAGCCAAGCTGCCCCTCCACGATGAAGAGGCGCTCCACCTCGTCCGGACGCGCCCTCAGGGCCTCCAGAACAGGGTTCACCCCGTACACGTAGCGCTCCCCCCGCTCGCGGGGCTCTTGGCTCTGAGACGAACGGTCACGCATGGGCCTTACAGGGCCTCCACGGGAATGGAGAACGTCTTCTGCTGGCGCGCGCAGATCTTCTCCGTGCAGATGAAGAAGGTGAGCTTCGCATCCAACGTGCCCTCCCCTGCTTCCAGGATAAAGGGCACCTCGAAGCGGGGATCCGCGAAGGGCTGGCCTGCTTCCTTCTTCGACACCGAATCGGAGAAGGCGAGTTGCTCCTTCGAGGGCACGAGCTGGGTCCCCTTCAGCTGGAGCTTCAAAGGCGCCTCGTCCGACACGTGCGCGCCCGGCTTGCTCTTGATGGAGAGCACGAAGAGCCCCTTCTCCCCGGACTTCACCTTCGTGGACGTCCCCTCGGTGCTGATCTCGTAGAGCGTGCTGGGGTTCACCTCGTCCTGGGCGTAGGCCTGAGGCCAGACGGCGGCGGCCCAAAGGGCAGCAATGGGAGCGAGACGGCGCAAGCGAGACATGGAAACGTCCTCCTCGGTGAGCAAGCCAACGTACAGCCACCCTCCGCCCAGCGGGGAGCCTTTTCTCTCAGGCCCCTCCGGCCGACGCCTTCCGGGGTGACCGTCCCGCGCCCTTCGGCGGAGAGGAGAGGTCCCTCGGCGGCATCGGTGGATCCAAGCGGAGCAGTTCCTGCTGATCGACTCGAGGCGCCCCGGCCACCAACGCCTCGGCCCGTTCGATGATGGGGGTGGCCAGGTCCATTCCGGACGCAACCTCCATCTCCGTCAGGGCGGGCGAGCTGTTCACTTCGAAGACCTTGGGGTGTCCCTTCACATCCAGCAGATCCACGGCCGCGACCTCCAGCCCCACCAACCGGGCCGTCCGCTCGGCGGCCCCGCGCCAAGCCTCGGTCAGCTCGACCCCTTCCAACCGCGCCCCCTTGATGAGCGTGCGGGACAGACGGCCCACTTTCGGCCGCCGCCAAACCGCTGCCACCGCGTGGCCCCCCACCACCAGCACCCGCACGTCCTGCCCGGTGCTCTTCACGTACTGCTGCACCACCAGGTTGTGGCCGAGTCCGAGGACGGCCTCCAGCGCGGCCTCCAGGGATTGGAGGCTCTCGCACACCATGACCCCATGCTTCTCCTGTCCTTGCAGGAGCTTCACGAGCACCGGGACCCCGCCCACCAGCCCGACCATCTCCTTGAGATCGGCCGCTTCGCGCGCCATCACCGTGGCCGGAATATCGATGCCGTTGGCGGAGAGCAGCTGCAGCGAGCGCATCTTGTTGCGCGACTGCGCAATGGCCTGGGCCGTGTTCATCAACGGCACCCCGCACATGCCAAACTGGTTCACCACCGCGAGCCCATAGCTGTTGATGGAGAGCGCGATGCGCGGGATGACCAGGTCACCCGGCGCCAAGGTCTTCCGCTTGTAGTAGAGGCTGGGCTTGCGTCCATCCAGGTGCATCTCTACCCGGCTGGGGTTCAAGACGCGGACCTGATGCCCTCTCGCACGCCCAGCCTCGGCCAGACGCCGGGTGGACGGAATGGACGCAGAACGCGAGAGGATCGTGATCTTCATGGGCGGGGCGACTCCTACTTAATCGCCGCCCCGCCCCGGGTAAAGGTACCTCGGCAGTTACTTCTTCTGCACTGCCCGAACCTCGACCTTGATCGGGTTCGTAGGCGTCGAGTTTTTGATGCGGTCGCACGTAGACCCGGCGAACTGGACGCCCTTGTCCGTCAGAGACCAGGTGTCCGCTCCCGAGGCCACGATCTGATCGTTCACGTAGACCACCACCAGGTTGGCGTTGTTGTCCGTGGGGAGCTGCTCCGGCGTCAGAGCAAGCAGGCAGATGTCCTTGCTGCCCACCAGGTCGATGATCTCGCGGAGAGCCTCGGCCAGCTCCTCCTGGTTGGCCGCCTGGTAGAAGCGTCGACCGCACAGCTTGGTCTGGGCATCACAGGTGTCACCCGCGCCGCAGGCGTTGGGATCGTCCCGGCAGCTGCGGGCGAAGTCACCCGCGGTGGCCATGGCGTTGAGCGTGGCCGGTCCATTGCCCGTGGCCGTCTCGGCACCGAAGCCGACGACGATGGTCCGGATATTCTTGCGCTTCAGCTCCTCGACCGCCACCACGGACGCATCCTTGTCCAGGCAGCCCCGCCGGACGTAGTCGCCCTGGCAGCCCGTGTTGCTGCCGATGTTGGCCAGGGTGCACTGGCAGGCATCGACGTTCGTGCCCGAGTTCTGATTGTCCGGGTTGCAGTTGGGCAGACCGTCCGTCAGCAGCAGGACGAAGTTGTCGCGATCCGTGGCCTGCACATCCGGCTGCTGCCCCACGAACTGGAGGCTCAAGCTGGTCGGGGTACCGCCCGAGGGTGCGTTCGTGCCCGCATTGGGGATGCCCAGAATCACGCTCTGGATACCGCTCGCCGCACCCTGGAGCGCCGCGTCCTCATCCGACTGAGGAATGGGCTTGTTGACCGCCGTCGTGGCTTCGCACCGCAGGCTGTTCGCTCCCACCGCAGGGCCCGGGTAGGTCGTCAGGCCCATGCGCGCCACTCCTCCACTCTCGGAGAGGAACCGGGACATGGCCCCCTGCAGCTCGCTCCAGCGCGTGGGGCACCTGGAGGTGTCGCACGCCGTGGAGGGCGTCTGGCCGCAGTAGTCATCGTCCGGCGAGGGCGTGTTGTTCGCACGGAAGCAGTTGGGATCCCGGGTGTTCACCGGCAGCGTCATGGACCCTGAGGTGTCCAACAGGACCATCAGGTTGGGCTTCAGCGCCTGGGCCGTGATGACGTCACCCACGGTCGTCTGGGCGAGGGCCAACGGGGCCACCGGCTCGAAATCGTAGGTCTGACAGCCGGACACGGCCACCCCGCCGAGGAGTCCGGCGGCAAAAGCGCTCAGAAGGGACAGCTTCGCACGCATGGTTTGCGTTCTTCCTCGCACGGGCACCCGGCACCCGTGCATTCAGGTTCTTTCACGGTTCAAACGTCCCCGGAAGCGTAGCGCGAGCGTCGGCACCGAGGCTACAACGACCAGCACGGCCATCCCCTGATTCAAACCCGGCTGTCAAGTTCCAGTCCGAACTGATGCCCCTCGGAAGGGGCGTCGCCGCGCTTCTCACAGGCCCACCGGCCTCCCGCCCAGGAGACCGTGACGATATATGATCCGCGCGATTCCTCGACGGAGCCTCGCATGAAGACGCCGGCAGCGCCCCGTGGTTCCTCCCTGCCTCGCCTGGGGCTCGCGGCCCTGCTGCTCGTGGGTCCTGGAGCCCCGCTCATGGCGGCCACCGCTCCCTCCACCGGGGGCGCTGGCGCTTCGCCTTCGGGCCCCGGGGAAGTCCGCGCGGAGGTGCTCTCCCTGCTCGAGCGCTCCGGGGCTGTTCCCTACGAGACGGAATGGAAGCCCCTGGGGCCCGCGGCGCTCGGCATCCTCGAAGAGCTGGCCGCGGATCCGAATACCCCTGCCCAGCGGCGCTCCCGGGCCGTGACCTTCATGGCCGCCGTGGACAACCCCCAGGCCACCGACCGGCTCCAGGCCTTCCTCAAGAACGGAGACACCCAGCCGACCCTCCGCGCCAGTGCCGCCACCGCGCTGGGCCTGCGTGTGGGCACTGAAGCGGTCCCCACCCTCCTCCCTTTCCTCCAGGACAGCAGCGATCCTGTCCGTGAAGCCGTCGCGCGGGCGCTCGGACGCCTGGGGGGCGTTCAGGTCCAGCAGGCACTCGAGGAACGCCTTCCCCTGGAGGAGGCCCCCGTCGTGCGCGAAGCGCTCCAGCAGGGGCTCACCTTCTCCGTGCCCTGAGCAGTCTCTCTGGACCCGCTCCCCGCGTGGTCTCGGGGCTCGCTTCGGGAAGGGCCTTCCATTAGATGAGGCCCATGCGTCCAACCGTGCTCCTCTTCGACATTGACGGCACCCTCGTCACCACCGGTGGCGCGGGACGGCGTTCCATCTCCCGCGCTTTCGAAAAGCTCTACCGCCGCAGCGATGCGTGCAGCTCGTTCAGCCTCTCCGGGATGACCGACCGGGCCATCGTGCGCAAGGCCATGGGCATCATCGGCGTCGAGCCCCGTCCCGAGGCCATCGATGAGCTGCTCGCCACCTACCTCTCGTTGCTTGCCGAGGAGGTGAAGCAGGCCGTGGACCGCGACTACTTCGTTCACGCGGGCATGCGCGAGGCCGTCATCGAGGCCCGTGGCCGCCCCGGCATGGCCGTGGGCATTGGCACCGGCAACGTGCGAGAGGGTGCCCGGATCAAGCTGGAGCGCGTGGGCATCTATGATCAGTTCTCCTTTGGCGGCTTCGGCTGCGACCACGAGGACCGCGTGGAGCTCATCCGCCACGGGGCCCGGTGTGGCGCGAAGCTGCTCGATGCGCCCCTGGAAGAGTGCCGTGTGGTGGTCATCGGCGATACGCCCAAGGATGTCGCCGCCGCCAAGGGCATCGGCGCGCTCTGCATCGGCGTCGGAACGGGCCAGTTCACCCCCGCCGCGCTCCTGGAGGCAGGCGCCGATTTCGCCTTCCCCGATTTCACCGCGGGGGGAGCGCTCGACGCTCTCCTGCAGGACCGCTGAGGACGTCACCGCATGTCGTTGTCCACGCTGGAAGCCTACGAACTCATCCGCTTTGCCGAGGCCTTCGAGGCCCGCCTCGTCACCGCCAATGATGTGATCGCAGAGCGTGAGGGGCTCCAAACCGAGAAGAAGTGGCTCGCCGCCGCCCTGAAACTCGCGCGCACCGCGCTGGCGCCCTGCTCTGCCATCATCGAGCGCGCCAAGGATCTGCCCGAGTTGGAGGAGGCCCGTGAGGAGTTCTCCTTCCAGCAGCAGAACCTCTGGGTCGATGCCCTGGAGAAGCTTCACGCGGGCATCACCTTCTGCGCCAGCAGCCGGGCCCCCATCATCGATGCGCTCTTTCCCCACCTCAAGTTCCCCCAGCTCCGCCGCGCTCCCCAGGAAACGGTGAACGAGTTCGCGGTCTCGTACGAGCGGCGGCTCAAGTCCAGCTACGTCACCCGCATCTTCGCGCAGGATGACTTCGATTTCGTGCGCCCTGTCGTGGAGCAGGTGGCACGCGCCCATGCCGCGTGGCAGGCAAGCCTCACCCCCACGAGCCTCTCCGACAGCCAGACGGCCGCCCTCCGCACCCAGCTGATCACCGCCGGCAACCGGCTGGACATTGCCACACGCCAAGCCCGGCTGCTTGCGGAAGCCGCACTCGTTCCCGTGGCCGGTGCCTTCGACTCCACAGGGCTCGCCGCCAAGCCAAGAAAGCGCGTGGGCCGGGGGTTGCCCGACGAGGCCGCCTCCGATGGCCTCCCCGACGCGGGGCCCGAGGAGGCGAATGCCAGCGAGGAGCTTCCTCCTCCATCCGAAGCCCCCGCCGCGTCCTCCGAGCCGGAGCCCATCGAAGCCGCCGAGCCTCCTCCGGCACCTGAGCCTCCCGCTGCCCCCGAGCCTCTCCGCACCGAGTCCAAGCCCGCTCGGCGTGGCCGCAAAAAGGCCGACCCCAAGCATCCTCCCGACGAGGCCGCCTGAACAGGGCGCTGAAGCTCACGTGACAGGACCGGCCATGTCCGAAGCCACCCTCCCCATTGATCCGCTCCTCCCGCAGATCGTCTCCACCCTGCGCGATGCACGCTCGCTCGTGCTGGAGGCCCCTCCTGGCGCGGGCAAGACGACCCGGGTGCCCCGTGCATTGCTGGAGGCAGGGCTTGGCAAGGGCAAGGAGATCCTCGTCCTCCAGCCCCGGCGGCTGCCTACCCGGCTCGCGGCGCAACGCGTGGCGGACGAGCTGGGCGAACGCGTCGGGGAGACCGTGGGTTACCAAGTCCGCTTCGAGGACGTCCGCGGTCCCAAAACACGCCTGTCCTTCGTCACCGAGGGCGTCCTGGGAAGGCGCCTTCTCTCCGATCCCGGCCTGCGCGATGTGGGCATCGTCGTTCTCGACGAGTTCCATGAGCGTCACCTGTCGGCGGACATCTCGCTCGCCCTGCTCCGCCGGCTTCAGGAAGCAAACCGGCCGGATCTCAAGCTCGTCGTCATGTCCGCGACGCTCGATGCGGCGCCCATCCGAACCTATTTGTCCGGCTGCCCAGGCCTCCGCTCCGAGGGCCGCCGCTTCGAAGTGAGCCACGAGTACCTCCCCACCGCCGATGAGCGGCACCTCGATGTCCAGGTGCTCTCGGGCATCAAGCGCGTCTTCTCGGCGGGGCTCGACGGCGACATCCTCGTCTTCCTTCCTGGCGCCGGGGAGATCCGCCGCGCCCGCGACGCCTGCGTCGAGTTCGCCGAGCGGCATGGCGTGGACGTGCTGCCCCTGCACGGCGACCTGTCTCCCGCCGAGCAGGATCGCGCCGTGCGCCGCAGCTCCCGCCGGAAGATCATCCTCTCCACCAACGTGGCCGAGACCTCCGTCACCATCGACGGCGTCGCCGTGGTCATCGACAGCGGACTGGCCCGCGTGGCCTCCCACTCTCCGTGGTCCGGTCTGCCCACGCTCAAGCTGTCCAAGATCAGCCGGGCCTCCGCCACCCAGCGTGCCGGCCGCGCAGGCCGGACCCGCGCAGGCCACTGCCTGAGGCTCTACACCCAACACGATTTCGAGGGACGTCCGGAACAAGATGCGCCGGAGATCCGCCGGGTGGATCTCGCGGAGACGGTGCTGGCCCTGCGCGCCTCGGGGGTGAAGGATCTCGCCGCCTTCCCCTTCTTCGAACCGCCTCCCGCCGCGGCGCTCGAGGCCGCCGAGACCCTGCTCCACCGGTTGGGGGCGGTGGACCCGAAAGGCAGCGTCACCCCGGTGGGCGAACGGCTGCTCCGCTTTCCCGTCCACCCACGCCAAGCCCGGATCATCGTCGAGGGCGAGCGCCGAGGGGTGGGGGCCGCCGCCACCGTGCTCGCCGCGCTCATGGGCGAGCGGGACATCCGCCGCGAAGCCCGGGCGAACCTGGGCGGCCCCGGACGTGCCGCAGCCGTCGTCAGCGGCCCCTCGGACCTCCTGGAGCTGGTCGAGCGCTTCCGTGAGGCGGAACGGGCGGACTTCGCCACCGGACGCCTTCACTCGCTCTCCCTCGATCCGGGCGCCGTCCAAGCCGTGGATCGCGTTCAGCGCCAGCTCCGGCGCACGGTGCGTGACACCGGACAGAAGCCGAGCCGCCCCGAAGCCGTGGAAGAAGCCTTGATGCTCAGCGTGCTGGCGGGCTACCCGGACCGGGTGGCGAAGCGGCGCCGCCCTCGCGCTCCAGAGTTGCTCCTCTTCGGAGGTGGCACTGCTTCCCTCTCCGAGCTGAGCGTGGTGCAGGAAGCCGAGCTGATGGTGGCCGTGGATGCCGAGGAGCGCCCTGGGCGGGGCGCCGTGGTCCGACTGGCCAGCGCCGTCGAGCCCGAGTGGTTGCTGGATCTCTATCCAGAAGCCCTGGAGGAGCTGGATGCCCTCCAGTGGAACGCCGAATCCCGGCGCGTCGAGCGCATCACCCGGTTGTCGTATGGCAACCTCGTCCTGGAGGAGACCCGGGCGCCCGCGCCTGCCTCGGAGGAGGCTGCCCGGGTGCTGGTGGAGGCCGCGCTCGCCGCGGGACCAGAGCGCTTCGCGGATCCCGAGGCCCTCACCCAGTGGCGCACGCGGGTGGCCCTGCTCGCCCAGGCCTTCCCCGAAGCCAGCTTCCCCGCCGTTGATGCGGCCTTCCTGCGCGACTCGCTGGCCTCCCTGTGCTCGGGGGCCCGCAGCTTCGCCGATCTGGAAGGGGTGTCCCTGCTGGATGCGCTCCATGCGCGCCTCACCTCCGAGCAGGCGCGGCTGCTGTCCAGCCATGCCCCCGAGCGCGTCACCCTGCCGGGAGGCCGAGGCGTGAAGGTGAACTACGAGCCTGGAAAGCCCCCCTGGATCGAATCACGCTTGCAGGATTTCTTCGGCATGGCCCAGGGGCCCAGCGTCGGCGCGGGCCGCGTCCCCCTGGTGCTCCACCTGCTGGCGCCCAACATGCGCGCCGTGCAAGTCACGACCGATCTGGCCGGCTTCTGGGAGCGTCACTACCCGGCCATCCGCAAAGAGCTGTGCCGCAAGTACCCCCGGCACAGCTGGCCCGAGGATCCGCGCCACGCCCAGCCCCCGCCGCCCCGGCCGCCCCGGCGGTGAGCCTCAGAACTCCTTCTGCATCGCCAGGTGCTCGAGGCCAGCTTCTATGAAGACGCTCCCCACCGGCTCGTAACCGTGCTTCTTGTAGAACTCGAGCGCGAAGAGCTGCGCGTGCAGGATGATGCCAATGACGCCCCGGCGCCGCGCTTCCTCCTCCAGCGTGGTGAGCAGCTTGGAGCCGATGCGCGCCTTGCGGTGTGACTGGAGCACCGCCATGCGGCCGATCTTCGCCCAAACCCCCGCCTTGCCTTCCGGGGCCTCGGGCTGCATCACCAGCCGCCCAGTCCCGACGGCGTGCCCGCCCTGAAAGGCGAGCACGTGGTAGGCGCGCGCGTCCTCCGCGTCGCGCTCGATGCCCTCGGGGACGTGTTGCTCTTCGATGAACACCACCTCGCGGATGGCCAGTGCTTGGAACAGCTCCGCCTCGTTCTGGACCTTGGCGATGGTGACGGGCTGCGTGTTCTCCGAGTCGGACATGGCGAAGGCAAGGTACACAAAAGGCAGCGGCTCAAACAGACGGAAAAACGAGGAGGCCGTGATAAGGGCCCGGGCCGAGATGACCCCTCCCCAGGTGGCCGGACGAACACCGCTCGCCGTCTTCTACTTCCTCTATTTCGGCACCGTCGGGATTACCCAGCCGTTCCTGCCCGCCTATCTGCGCTCGCTCGACCTGTCGACAACCCAGGTCGGCTTCTTGCTCGCGCTCTCACCCCTCATGTCCCTGATAACCCCCACCCTGTGGGGTCATCTGGCGGACCGTACGGGTCAGATCGGACGCATCCTGACCGTGCTGACGGTGGGGGCCACCCTCTGCTTCGCGCCTTTACTGCGGGTGGATCATTTCCTGACCCTGCTGGCCACGTTGGCCGCCTTTGCCGCCTTCTCCTCGTCCATCACCCCCATGGTG encodes the following:
- a CDS encoding ATP-grasp domain-containing protein; protein product: MKITILSRSASIPSTRRLAEAGRARGHQVRVLNPSRVEMHLDGRKPSLYYKRKTLAPGDLVIPRIALSINSYGLAVVNQFGMCGVPLMNTAQAIAQSRNKMRSLQLLSANGIDIPATVMAREAADLKEMVGLVGGVPVLVKLLQGQEKHGVMVCESLQSLEAALEAVLGLGHNLVVQQYVKSTGQDVRVLVVGGHAVAAVWRRPKVGRLSRTLIKGARLEGVELTEAWRGAAERTARLVGLEVAAVDLLDVKGHPKVFEVNSSPALTEMEVASGMDLATPIIERAEALVAGAPRVDQQELLRLDPPMPPRDLSSPPKGAGRSPRKASAGGA
- the cglB gene encoding adventurous gliding motility lipoprotein CglB, translated to MRAKLSLLSAFAAGLLGGVAVSGCQTYDFEPVAPLALAQTTVGDVITAQALKPNLMVLLDTSGSMTLPVNTRDPNCFRANNTPSPDDDYCGQTPSTACDTSRCPTRWSELQGAMSRFLSESGGVARMGLTTYPGPAVGANSLRCEATTAVNKPIPQSDEDAALQGAASGIQSVILGIPNAGTNAPSGGTPTSLSLQFVGQQPDVQATDRDNFVLLLTDGLPNCNPDNQNSGTNVDACQCTLANIGSNTGCQGDYVRRGCLDKDASVVAVEELKRKNIRTIVVGFGAETATGNGPATLNAMATAGDFARSCRDDPNACGAGDTCDAQTKLCGRRFYQAANQEELAEALREIIDLVGSKDICLLALTPEQLPTDNNANLVVVYVNDQIVASGADTWSLTDKGVQFAGSTCDRIKNSTPTNPIKVEVRAVQKK
- a CDS encoding HEAT repeat domain-containing protein, giving the protein MKTPAAPRGSSLPRLGLAALLLVGPGAPLMAATAPSTGGAGASPSGPGEVRAEVLSLLERSGAVPYETEWKPLGPAALGILEELAADPNTPAQRRSRAVTFMAAVDNPQATDRLQAFLKNGDTQPTLRASAATALGLRVGTEAVPTLLPFLQDSSDPVREAVARALGRLGGVQVQQALEERLPLEEAPVVREALQQGLTFSVP
- a CDS encoding HAD family hydrolase, yielding MRPMRPTVLLFDIDGTLVTTGGAGRRSISRAFEKLYRRSDACSSFSLSGMTDRAIVRKAMGIIGVEPRPEAIDELLATYLSLLAEEVKQAVDRDYFVHAGMREAVIEARGRPGMAVGIGTGNVREGARIKLERVGIYDQFSFGGFGCDHEDRVELIRHGARCGAKLLDAPLEECRVVVIGDTPKDVAAAKGIGALCIGVGTGQFTPAALLEAGADFAFPDFTAGGALDALLQDR
- the hrpB gene encoding ATP-dependent helicase HrpB, whose protein sequence is MSEATLPIDPLLPQIVSTLRDARSLVLEAPPGAGKTTRVPRALLEAGLGKGKEILVLQPRRLPTRLAAQRVADELGERVGETVGYQVRFEDVRGPKTRLSFVTEGVLGRRLLSDPGLRDVGIVVLDEFHERHLSADISLALLRRLQEANRPDLKLVVMSATLDAAPIRTYLSGCPGLRSEGRRFEVSHEYLPTADERHLDVQVLSGIKRVFSAGLDGDILVFLPGAGEIRRARDACVEFAERHGVDVLPLHGDLSPAEQDRAVRRSSRRKIILSTNVAETSVTIDGVAVVIDSGLARVASHSPWSGLPTLKLSKISRASATQRAGRAGRTRAGHCLRLYTQHDFEGRPEQDAPEIRRVDLAETVLALRASGVKDLAAFPFFEPPPAAALEAAETLLHRLGAVDPKGSVTPVGERLLRFPVHPRQARIIVEGERRGVGAAATVLAALMGERDIRREARANLGGPGRAAAVVSGPSDLLELVERFREAERADFATGRLHSLSLDPGAVQAVDRVQRQLRRTVRDTGQKPSRPEAVEEALMLSVLAGYPDRVAKRRRPRAPELLLFGGGTASLSELSVVQEAELMVAVDAEERPGRGAVVRLASAVEPEWLLDLYPEALEELDALQWNAESRRVERITRLSYGNLVLEETRAPAPASEEAARVLVEAALAAGPERFADPEALTQWRTRVALLAQAFPEASFPAVDAAFLRDSLASLCSGARSFADLEGVSLLDALHARLTSEQARLLSSHAPERVTLPGGRGVKVNYEPGKPPWIESRLQDFFGMAQGPSVGAGRVPLVLHLLAPNMRAVQVTTDLAGFWERHYPAIRKELCRKYPRHSWPEDPRHAQPPPPRPPRR
- a CDS encoding GNAT family N-acetyltransferase, whose translation is MSDSENTQPVTIAKVQNEAELFQALAIREVVFIEEQHVPEGIERDAEDARAYHVLAFQGGHAVGTGRLVMQPEAPEGKAGVWAKIGRMAVLQSHRKARIGSKLLTTLEEEARRRGVIGIILHAQLFALEFYKKHGYEPVGSVFIEAGLEHLAMQKEF